The genomic region CAGGCGCACGAGACCTGGTGCCAACTGACGGCCGGCGGCGGCGACAACACGCCGATGCTCAGCGACCGCGAGGTCGAAATCCTGAGCTGGCTGAGCCACGGCAAGTCCACCGAGGACATTGCCGAGATCATGCAGATCGCCGAGCGGACGGTGAACTACCATGTGGCGAACCTGAAGACCAAGCTGGGCGTCGAGACCCGCGCCCATGCCGTGGCTCAGGCCATGCGGCTGCGGATCATTTGATCCGGGGCCGACGTCAGCGTGCGTAGGGCACCTTCTGGACCATGGTGACCACTTCTTCCTCGAGCGTTTCCTCGAGCAGCTTCCAGAACGCCGGATAATCGGGACGCTCGGCAACCTTCTTCATCACCTCGGCATAGGCGTTCGCATCGGGAATTTCCCAGATGTCGATCACCGTGTGAAGCCGGCCGACCGTGGTTACCCACGCACCGATCAGCTTCCAGCCGTAGCTCTCGATGATCGGCACCTGTTTGGCCATGCCTTCGCAGAAGCGGTGGTAACCGTCCATGCGGACCTTCAGGGTGACGTGCAGATAAAGCGGTGATGACATGAGGCTCTCCCGGTTTCTGGCGGTCCCAAGCATGGCGCCCGCCAGCCGCGCTTTTCCAGAGAAAAATTTGCCGCGACACGCCCTCGCTTCTGCCCGCGAAAACCTGCCTGCCCGGCACGCTGCCGGGCGCCTTCCCGTCACGAGCCGCTAGAGGCGCCAGGATTCGATCACTTCCGCTGCGCTCAGGGTCTGGATCTGCTGGCTGTACCGCCGGCGATAGAGGCCCATCAGCGCATCGTGCCCCTCGTCGGAAGAGCTGCACACCGCATCGGTCACCAGATAGACCCGGTACCCCCGGTCGACCGCGCCCAGCACGGTCGCGAGCACGCAGGAATCGGTCTCGGCACCGGTCACGATCAGGCCATCCACGTTCTTGGCCTGCAACAGCCGGTCCAGCGCCGGAGTGCCGAACGCCGAGTAGGTTGCCTTGTCGACGATTGCGGCGGGCGGCACGTACCGGTCGAGGGGAGGCGCCAGATCAAGCATGCGGGCCGGCAGCCGGTCGCGGGTGATATGGCGCCAACGCCGGTAATAATGTTGCCAGGCTCCGGGCATATCCTCGGGTTCGAGCGGCGGTATGAACCGGGTGAACACGGTGCGCTCGGGACTGCGCTGCGCGATCCCGGCGGCGACTGGCAACACCGAGTCCATCCAGGGCGCGGCCCATGGCCCGCCCGGCGCGAACAGGCGCTGCATGTCGATGCACAGATGCACCGTGCGCTCGTCGGGCGGCCCAAATCCGCTGTCGGTCCCCATGCATGTGTCTCCACTGGTCTGGCCGCGTGAAAAACCTCGCCCGGCGCGGATGGTTCCTGCGGGAGCCCGCCGGAAAGCAGCTGAATGCGCGGATTGGCGCGGCCACAATATCTGTGGCCGGATCCAATGCGCCGGAACGCCAGCGCCATATGCAGTCGAATCGTCGGGAACTCTCGGTTAGTCTCGATGCCGGAGGACCAGAGCATGACCGATTCGGAAGTGGCGCGGCGTCTTTACACGGACTTCCACATCGAGGACCCGCTGTTCGACGAGCACTTCGAGGAAACGCTCGACGACTTGCTGGACGGCTGCCCAGTTGCCCGCAGCCGCGATGGCAGCGGCTATTTCGTGATCAATCGCTACGAGGATGTGTACCGCTGCGCCCGCGACTGGCGCACCTTCTCCAGCGCCGATGGCTGGATGCTGAACGCACCCGAAGGCTCGATCCCCATCCTGCCCGAGGATTCCGACCCGCCCTATCACAACACCTGGCGTCACGTGCTGAACCCCTTTTTCAGCCGCGGCAAGGTCGGCGGCCTGGAGGACTTCGCCCGGGCTTGCGCCCGCGAGTTGATCGAGGCCTTGGCGCCCAGGGGCGCGTGCGAGTTCATCGCCGACTACGCGGCCATCCTGCCGGGCCGCATCCTGTTCGAGCGCATCCTGCCGGTGCCGGTGGCCGACCTGCCGGTGCTGTTCCAGGACATCGACACCTTCTCGTTCGGCCCTGTCGAGGAGCGCGGACCGGCATTTGCCCGGGTCCACGCCTATCTCGAGGCCTTCCTCCGCGACCGCAGCGCACAACCGCCCCAGGGCGACCTTGTCGACCTGATCGTCGCGGGCGTGGACAAGGACGGCGCGCCGTGTCCGTGGGAGGACAAGGTCTATATTATCCTCGACGTGGTGTTCGGCGGGCTGGCGACGACGACGCATGTCATGTCGGGCGCCATCCATCACCTTGCGACCCATCCCGAAACCCGCGATATGCTGCGGGCCGATCCGGGTCTGATCGACGCAGTTGTCGAGGAGGTCATTCGGCTCTATCCGCCCGTGGTGGCCGCCGCGCGCACCGTGCGCGCCGACACAGAGGTGGCTGGCGTGGTTTTGAAGCCGGGCGATCGGGTGGCGCTGAACTTCGCCGCCGCCAGCCGCGATCCGGCGGCTTGCGATGCCCCCGGCACCTTCGATCCGAAGCGCAGCCAGATCGTCCACACCACCTTCGGCGTCGGCCCGCACCGCTGCCTGGGCGAGCATCTCGCGCGGCTTGAGATCAAGGTGACGGTGGAGGAATTCCTGCGCCGCATCCCGGCGTTCGAGTTGGTCCCGGGATCACCGCCTGTCTACGAGAGCGGCCAACTCCGGACCATGAAGAACCTGGCGTTGCGCTGGCCGGTCGGATAGCGCCTTGCCGGCCGGGACGCCGTGCCCGGTCCGACCGGACGTTTCTTGGAGAAGTCGCCGCCGCCGCTGGGGCCTGCGGTTCCACCGGCGCCGGGTCAGCCGGCCACGGATTGATCTGTCTCAATGGCCGATCCCTCCGGATGCGCGATACAATGAAGTCATTCAAAAGGAGTCAGATGATGCCCGAACAGCCGGTGGAACCAATTCGGGAAGCGGTAGGCGTGTTCACCACATTCGAGTCGCTTCAGAGTGCCATCGACGAGCTGCTCACGTCAGGCTTCGACCGGGCCGAGCTCAGCCTGCTGGCGGGCGAGCACGCGGTCGAGGAGAAGCTTGGCCATACCTATCGCAGGGTTGCCCAGCTTGAAGACGACGAGACCGTTCCCCGCGCCTTTTATGTGAACCCGGAATCGGTCGGCGCCGCTGAGGGCGCGCTGGTCAGCGCCCTGCTGTATGTCGGTGCCGTTGCCGGTGCGGGCGCGATCGTGGCCACCGGCGGCACGCTGGCGGCGGTCATCGCCGGTGCAGCACTCATGGGCGGCGCTGGCGGCGCCATCGGTACGGTGCTTGCCGTGGTGGTCGGCGAACATCATGCCCAATATCTGCAGGAACAGCTGGATCATGGCGGACTGCTGCTTTGGGTCAGAACCTGGGATGCGGATCGCGAAAAGCGGGCCGTCGGCATCCTCGAGAAACATTCCGGCAAGGACGTGCATGTGCACGCCATCCAGTAAGGCCCGCCACCCGCGGAAATCCAGCCCGGCCGGCGCAGTCCGTCCCATCCGAACATCAGGAGAGCGACCATGAGCAGTGCGACAGCAATCAGGGCGGTCTATGGGCCGCCGGAACCAGGGCTTCCCTATCTGGCCGTGACCATTTCACCGGCCGGCGATGTCGTCGCCACATCGCACCCGAACTTTGACGAAGCCGAGGCGCGCGTTCTCCGCAACATCACCGAATCGTCGAAGGAACTTGGCAGCGACTGATCGCCGGCGCCCGTAGCGGGAGGATTCGCACATTCAGCGCGAGATCCCCTGCGTCGGGTCGCTTTTTGGATCGGGCATGTCTGCCTCGGGCGCGGTCGGGTGGACCTCCTCCTCGGCTTCGCGCGCCGCCTCACGTTCGGGTTCTCGCAAAAAGAACTGCTCGATGCGCGCGTTGAGCACACGGGCACTTTCGTCGCGTATGGCGAATTCCTTGGACAGGTCCCGGTAGAGGGAAAACGCGATCAGGATCATCAGCAGCATGAACGGAAACGCGGTGATAATCGAGATGGTCTGCAAGCCGCCCAGCCCGCCGCTGAAGAGCAGCGCGGCGGCGAGAACGAGGATCATCACCCCCCAGAAGACACGCACGAAACGCGTCGGGTTCAGCACGCCCTTGGAAGTGAACATGCCCAGGATGAAGGTCGCCGAATTGGCCGACGTCATGACAAACATGGCGACCAGCAGGACCGTACCGGCGACCAGCATCCGGCTGGCCGGCAATTGGTCGAGCAGGACGTAGAGGCCGCTCGGCGCCTCATTGGCCACGGCGTCGGCGATACCGGCCTGCTTGAACAGCTCGAAATACACAGCCGACCCGCCGAAGACCGAGAACCAGAGCATGCTGAGCGCGACGGGGACGATCATCACGCCCAGCACGAACTCCCGGATGGTCCGTCCTCGCGAGATACGGGCGATGAAGCTGCCCACGAATGGCGCCCAGCTGAGTCCCCACGCCCAATAGAACATGGTCCACTGCTCGACCCATTGGCCGCCGGAATATGGTGACGTCACCAGGCTCATTTCGACGATGTTTCCCAGATACTCACCCAGCGTCTGGGTGAGCACGCCGAAAATGAATGAGGTCGGGCCGAGAACGGCGACCGCAACCAGCAACGCCGCCGCGATCGCCATGTTGGCGTTGCTGACGTAACGGATGCCTTTTTCCAGCGGCGTCACCGCCGTAACGAGGAACACAAGGCCCAGCCCGAGGATGATGGCGAGCTGGGTGGAATAGCCATAGTCCACATCCAGAAACCGGACGACCCCGCTGTTCAGCTGCAGGGCCCCGAGTCCGAGGGTGGTCGCAACCCCGAAAACCGTCGAGACCACGGTCAGGATGTCGATCGCCTTGCCCCAGGTCCCATCGACGCCACTGCCGATGAGGGGTCTGAAGGTCTCGCTGATCAGGCCGCGGCTGTTGTGCCGGAACCGCACATAGGCAATGGAAAGGCCGACGATGGCAAAGTTTGCCCACTGATGAATGCCCCAGTGGAAGAACGAATATCGCATCCCCGTCTGCGCCGCCTCGAAAGAGCGGGGCGTGCCGATCCCGAGGGGCGGCTCGTTGAAATGGGTCAGAGGCTCGGCCACCCCCCAGAACACAAGGCCCACGCCCATGCCCGCCGAGAAGATCATGCCCAGCCATGCGGTATACGAGAATTCCGGCGGCTCGTGGTCGGGGCCGAACCGGATGGTCCCGAACCTGGAGACGGCAAGAAAGATCGCAAAGCAGGCGAAGCCACTGGTCACGAAAAGATAGAGCCACCCGAAATTGTGGGCCGTGACATCGAGAAGCCGACTTGAAACCGCGGCGACAGACACCGGCACCAACGCCGCAAGGGCGGCAAAACCCAGGATCACGATCATGGAGACAAGGAAAACAGCGCCGACATCGCCCAGCATGCGCCGGGCAAAGTGTGACAGCATGCCGCGGCGGCGCTCGGGGGAAGACGCGGCGAGTTTGCTTCTTGAGTCGGTCAATTGTCCTGCCTGCGCAAAGCTGCGCCCGATTGAAGCCCCCGCGCTCAATAGACGGCGCGCGGAAGTGCCACCGTAGGTGATTTTGGACCGCCAGACCAAGGCGCAGGAGAGGCCGCAGGCAAAACACCGCGCTGGCTCATCAACTCAGAAAGGCGGCTGCGGAATGCCCGGACGGCGACAAGGCGTCCTTTTTGGAACTTGGCAAAAAGAAAATTCTGCGGCGCTGTGTCCGGATCGTGCCGGCCAATTTGTCCGCCGCTCCAGACAATCAATTCTGTCCGGAATGACCCATTGATTTCAGGGAAGTGTTTCTGGTGGAGCCGAGCGGGATCGAACCGCTGACCTTCGCATTGCGAACGCGACGCTCTCCCAACTGAGCTACGGCCCCTCCGACGAAACGGCGCGCACCTTGTGACGGCGCGCCCCTAAAGTCAAGAGCCGTCCACGCGCTTTCGGCAGATGCGCGGCGCCGGGTGAACAACCCTACTTGCGCGCAGACCCAAGCCCATATTAAACCAGCCTCACAACAGGCGGGAATTCCATGAACGCACTTGCGCAGCTCATCTATCTGGCCGGCCAGCTCCTGATCTGGATGCTCATCATCTGGGCGGTGCTGGGCCTGCTGATTGCATTCAACGTGGTCAACGCGCGCAACCCCTTCGTGTCGAGCGTGATGCGCTCGCTGGAGGCGCTCTTCACGCCCCTGCTGCGGCCGATCCGGCGCTTCCTGCCCACCGCGGGCGGCATCGACTTCTCGCCGATGGTGCTGATCATCATCATCTGGGTGATCCAGACGCTGCTGCTGCAGGACATCCTGCCGATGTTCATGTGATCGGCCGGGCGACAGCCGATGGGGTGGTCGTGCCCGTGCGGCTGACGCCCAAGGCGTCGCGGAATGTCATCGAAGGCCTGCGGGACGAGGCGGCGGGCGGCCGGGCGCTGGCGGTCAAGGTCACCGCCGTGCCCGAGAAGGGCAAGGCCAACGCGTCGCTGGAGAAACTGCTCGCCAGGGCGCTGGGCGTCGCCGGCGGGCGGGTCGAAGTGGTTGGCGGCACGACATCGCGGAACAAGGACGTACTGGTGCGCGGCGACCCCGCCGAGATCGCCGTCCTGCTGGAAAAACTGACAGGAGAGCTGGGTGTCTGAAGCGGCGATCATCGACGGCAAGGCGTTCGCGGCGAATCTTCGCGGCAAGGTGGCGCGGCAGGTGGCGGCACTCAAGGCGGACCACGGCCTGACGCCGGGCCTCGCGGTGGTGCTGGTGGGCGCCGACCCGGCCAGCGAGATCTATGTGCGCAACAAGCACACCCAGACCACCGAGGCCGGCATGAACTCGTTCGAGTTCAAGCGGCCGGCCGACATCACCCAGGACGCGCTGCTGGGCCTGGTGCGCGAGCTGAACGCCGATTCCCGCGTCCACGGCATCCTGGTGCAGCTGCCGCTGCCCAAACCGCTGGTCGAGCAGCCGGTCACCCAGGCCATCGACCCGGACAAGGATGTCGACGGCCTGCATGTGATCAACGCCGGCCGGCTGGCGAGCGGCCTGCCGGGCCTGTTCCCGTGCACGCCGTCGGGCTGCATGATGCTGATCGAGGACCAGCTGGGCGCCGACCTGTCGGGCAAGCGCGCCATCGTGCTCGGCCGCTCCAACCTGGTGGGCAAGCCCATCGCCCAGATGCTGCTGCGCGCCAACGCCACGGTCACCATGGCCCATTCCCGCACCGACGACCTGCCGGCCGAATGCCGCCGCGCCGACATCGTCGTCGCCGCCGTCGGCAAGCCGGACATGGTGCGCGGCGGCTGGATCAAGCACGGCGCCGTGGTCATCGACGTGGGCATCAACCGCATCCCCAAGGATGGCGGCGGCACCCGCGTGGTGGGTGACGTGTGCTTTGCCGAGGCGAAGGACCGGGCGGCGGCGATCACGCCGGTGCCCGGCGGCGTCGGCCCCATGACCATCGCGACCTTGCTGCACAACACGGTGATCGCGGCCTGCCGGCAGGCAGGGGTCGAGGAGCCAAAGGTTTAGACCATCGCCCGAGCCCAACTTCGCGAGCATAGCGACGCGATCCAGCCGTCTCGTTGACGGCTGTGCGGTGGCCTGGCCGGGTTGCTTCGCTACGCTCGCAGAACCGGCGAGTTTTTATTTCTGGTCGCGCTGCCCCAGCAGGCGCAGCCGCAGGGCGTTCAGCTTGATGAAGCCTTCGGCGTCGCGCTGGTCGTAGACGGCGTCTTCCTCGAAGGTCACATGCTGCAGCGAATAGAGCGTGTTGGGCGACTTGCGGCCCACCACCGTCGCGCTGCCCTTGTACAGCTTCAGCCGCACGGTGCCTGAGACCTTTTCCTGGCTCTCGTCGATCAGCGCCTGAAGCATGCGCCGCTCGGGGCTGAACCAGAAACCGTTATAGATCAGCTCGGCATAGCGCGGCATCATCTCGTCCTTCAGATGCGCCGCGCCGCGGTCGAGGGTGATGCTTTCGATGCCCCGGTGCGCCGCATACAGCACGGTGCCACCCGGTGTCTCGTAGATGCCGCGGCTCTTCATGCCGACGAAGCGATTCTCGACCAGGTCGAGACGGCCGATCCCGTTGGCGCCGCCCAGTTCGTTGAGCCGGGTCAGCAGGTCGGCAGGGCCCATCCGGACGCCGTCGATGGCGATCGGGTCACCCTTCTCGAAGTCGATTTCCACATAGGTCGGCTTGTCGGGCGCATCCTCGGGCGCGACGGTGCGCGAGAACACGAATTCCTCGGGCTCGGACCACGGGTCTTCGAGCGCCTTGCCCTCGGCCGAGATATGCAGCAGGTTCGCGTCGACCGAGAACGGCGCCTCGCCCCTCTTGTCCTTCGGGATCGGAATCTGGTTTTCCTCGGCGAACTTGATCAGCGTGGTCCGCGAGGTCAGATCCCATTCACGCCACGGCGCGATCACCTTGATGTCGGGCTGCAGCGCGTAATAGCCCAACTCGAAACGGACCTGGTCGTTGCCCTTGCCGGTGGCGCCGTGGCACACGGCATCGGCGCCCACTTCGCGGGCGATCTCGATCTGCCGTTTGGCGATCAGCGGTCGGGCGATGGAGGTGCCGAGCAGGTAGATACCCTCATAGGCGGCATTGGCGCGGAACATGGGGAACACATAGTCGCGCACGAATTCGTCGCGCAGATCCTCGATGTAGATCTGCTTCACGCCCAGCATTTCGGCCTTCTTGCGCGCCGGCTCCAGCTCGTCGCCCTGGCCCAGATCGGCGGTGAATGTGACCACCTCGCAATCATAGGTGGCCTGCAACCACTTCAGGATGACCGAGGTGTCCAGCCCGCCTGAATAGGCAAGCACGACCTTGTTGATTTTCTTGCTCATTAGCGTGTGTTCCCGGGGATCGGATTGGCGGCGGAGTATAGGGAAATGACGCCGACGGGCAAGGCGCGCTTTTTGCGCCCGCCAAGCGCCTGATTCTGATAGAAAACAAGCCTATGTGCGGATTGGCGGGCATGTTCGACGGCACGGGGACGCGGCCCATGGACCGGGGCCTCCTCCGGCGCATGACCGATACCCTTGTCCATCGCGGACCCGACGGGTCGGGACTGTTCGCCGAGCCGGGGATTGCGCTGGGCCACCGCAGGCTGTCGATCATCGATCTGGCCGGCGGCGCCCAGCCGATGACCGATCCGGAAACCGGCGTCACAGTCGTGTTCAATGGCGAGATCTACAATTTCCCCGCGCTGATGGACACCCTGGCCGGTCACGGCCACCGTTTCCGCACCCGGTGCGACACCGAGGTGATCCTGCATGGCTGGAAGCAATGGGGCGCCGAGTGCCTGTCTCATCTCGACGGCATGTTCGCCTTCGCCCTCTGGGACCCGCGCGAGAGCACCCTGTTCCTTGCCCGCGACCGGCTGGGCAAGAAACCGCTCTATTACGCCATCCTGCCCGGCGGCCTGTGCCTGTTCGGCTCCGAACTGAAGGCGCTGGCCTGCCATCCGGACCTGCCGCGCGACATCGACACCGAGGCCGTCGCCGACTTCTTCGCCTATGGCTACGTGCCCGACCCGAAAAGCATCTACCGGGCGGCGCGCAAGCTGGCGCCGGGACATTGCCTGCGCTGGCGGCGCGGCGGCGAGCCGCAGCTGCGCCAGTGGTGGGACCTGCAGCTGGCGCCGACCGCAGGCGATCCGGCCGACGTGGCAGCCCAACTGGAAATCGCCACCCGGCGGCGGCTGATCGCCGACGTGCCGCTGGGTGCGTTCCTGTCGGGCGGTGTGGATTCCAGCGCCATTGTCGCCCAGATGGCGCTGGGCATGGAGACGCCGGTAAAGACATTCTCCATCGGCTTCGGCGACAGGGCCTATGACGAATCGGCCTATGCCGGCGTCATCGCCAGCCGGTACGGCACCGATCACACGGCGCGGCAGGTGGACCCCGATTCGTTCGGACTGATCGATCGGCTGGCGGGGATTTATGATGAGCCGTTCGGCGACAGCTCGGCCATTCCCACGTTCCAGGTCTGCGCGCTGGCGCGTGAGAAGGTGAGCGTCGCCCTGTCCGGCGACGGCGGCGACGAGGTGTTCGGCGGCTACCGGCGCTATCTGTGGCATGAGCGCGAGGCACGGGTGCGCCGGCTGCTGTCGCCCGGCTTTCGCCGCGTGCTGTTCGGCACGCTGGGCAAGATCTACCCCAGGGCCGACTGGGCGCCGCGGATGCTGCGCGCCAGGACCACGTTCCAGGAATTGGCCCTCGACGACGTCGACGCGTACTTCCTCAGCGTCTCGGCGACCACCGAGCGGCAGCGACGCAACCTGCTGAGCCTCGATGTGCGCGGCCAGCTGCACCGCTCGGATTACCATCCCATCGAGGTGCTGCGCGATCACTGGCGCAAGGCCGATGGCGCCGACCCGCTGAAGCAGGCGCAATACGCCGACATCAAGACCTGGCTGCCCGGCGACATCCTGGTGAAGGTGGACCGGGCCAGCATGGCCAACAGCCTGGAAGTGCGCGCACCCTTCCTCGACCACCGCCTGCTGGAATGGGGCGTCAACCTGCCGGCTTCGGTGAAAATCGCCGGGGGCGAGAAGAAGGCCATCCTGAAGCAGGCGATGGATCCGTTCGTGCCGGCCGACATTCTCTACCGGCCCAAGCAGGGCTTCTCCGTGCCCATCGGCCCGTGGTTCCGCGGGCCGCTCAGGGACATGGTGCGCGAGGCGCTGACCGGCAGCCTGCTCAGCGAGTCGGGGTTTGTCGATGCGCAGGCGGTCGAGATGCTGCTGAACCAGCATCAGGGCGGCTACCGCGACAATTCGAGGATTCTCTGGCTGCTGCTGATGTTCCAGGGGTTCCTGCGGCACGATGCCGCGAGCCGGCCATGAACATCCTCAGTTTTACCACGCTCTATCCCAACGCGGCCCAGCCGGTGCTGGGCATATTCGTGGAGAACCGGCTGCGGCGTCTGACCGAGAGCGGCCGGGTCAACCTGACCGTGGTCGCGCCGGTGCCCTGGTTCCCGTTCACCGCGAAGGCGTTCGGTACCTATGCGGCCTATGCCAGCGTGCCCGCGCACGAAGTGCGCCACGGCATCGAAATCTTCCACCCACGCTACAAGGTGATTCCCAAGGTCGGCATGAATATCGCGCCGGCGCTGCTCTATCGCGGCGCGCGCACGATCGTACGGAAACTGGCCCGCGAGCGCGGCGCCCAGCTGATCGATGCCCATTACTTCTATCCCGACGGCGTGGCGGCCGCGAAGCTGGCCGGCGAACTGGACCTGCCGCTTGCCATCACCGCGCGCGGCACCGATCTCAACCTGATCCCCCAATTCGATATACCGCGGCTGCAGATCGAGCAGGCGGCACGGGCGGCGAATGCGATCATCACCGTTTGCGATGCGCTGCAGCAGCCGCTGCTCGACATGGGCATCGATGCCGGCAAGATCACCACCCTGCGCAACGGCGTCGATCTGGCGCTGTTCCGCCCGCTCGACCGCATGGCCGCCCGTAACCGCTGGGGCGCCGACGGCCGCACCATCGTCTCGGTCGGCGGCCTTATCGAGCGCAAAGGACACCATCTGGCCATCGAGGCGATGAAGTCGGTGTCCGACGCCTCGCTGCTGATCGCCGGCGGCGGCGAGGAAAGGCCGGCGCTGGAGCGGCAGATCACCGAGCTGGGCCTGACCGGGCGGGTGCGGCTGCTGGGCCAGGTGCCCCATGACAGCCTGCCATCGCTCTACAGCGCGGCCGACGCGCTGGTGCTGGCGTCGAGCCGGGAAGGCTGGGCCAATGTGCTGCTTGAGGCCATGGCCTGCGGCACGCCCGTGGTCGCGACCGACGTCTGGGGCACCGGCGAGGTGGTCGCCGCGCCCGAGGCCGGGGTGCTGGTGAAGGACAGGTCGGCGGCCGGTATCGCGGCTGGCCTGAAGGCGCTGTTCGACCATCCGCCGGAGCGGACAGCGACGCGCGCCTACGCCGAAGGCTTCAGCTGGGACGCGACGACGCAGGGGCAACTGCGGCTGTTCGAGAGCCTCCTACCTTGAATTCCCGTGATTTTGCGAGCAACGCGAAGCAATCCAGCCGTGCCGTTGACGGCTGTGCGACGGCCTGGCTGGATTGCTTCGCTACGCTCGCAGAAGCACCAAAGATTTACCGGTACAGATAATCCCGGGTCAGCGGCACCGAATCAGCCTGCTTGCCCAGCTGCATCTGGAACACCACCAGCCCGCCATAGTCGAAACTGCCGACGCAGCCGGCCAGGAACAGCTCGAACATCCGGCAGAAGCGCTCGTCATAGAGCGCCCTGATCCGGTCGCGATTCTGCTGGAAACGGCGGTACCAGGCTTCGGTGGTGCGGCCGTAATGC from Emcibacter sp. SYSU 3D8 harbors:
- a CDS encoding NIPSNAP family protein, whose protein sequence is MSSPLYLHVTLKVRMDGYHRFCEGMAKQVPIIESYGWKLIGAWVTTVGRLHTVIDIWEIPDANAYAEVMKKVAERPDYPAFWKLLEETLEEEVVTMVQKVPYAR
- a CDS encoding cysteine hydrolase, with translation MGTDSGFGPPDERTVHLCIDMQRLFAPGGPWAAPWMDSVLPVAAGIAQRSPERTVFTRFIPPLEPEDMPGAWQHYYRRWRHITRDRLPARMLDLAPPLDRYVPPAAIVDKATYSAFGTPALDRLLQAKNVDGLIVTGAETDSCVLATVLGAVDRGYRVYLVTDAVCSSSDEGHDALMGLYRRRYSQQIQTLSAAEVIESWRL
- a CDS encoding cytochrome P450; its protein translation is MTDSEVARRLYTDFHIEDPLFDEHFEETLDDLLDGCPVARSRDGSGYFVINRYEDVYRCARDWRTFSSADGWMLNAPEGSIPILPEDSDPPYHNTWRHVLNPFFSRGKVGGLEDFARACARELIEALAPRGACEFIADYAAILPGRILFERILPVPVADLPVLFQDIDTFSFGPVEERGPAFARVHAYLEAFLRDRSAQPPQGDLVDLIVAGVDKDGAPCPWEDKVYIILDVVFGGLATTTHVMSGAIHHLATHPETRDMLRADPGLIDAVVEEVIRLYPPVVAAARTVRADTEVAGVVLKPGDRVALNFAAASRDPAACDAPGTFDPKRSQIVHTTFGVGPHRCLGEHLARLEIKVTVEEFLRRIPAFELVPGSPPVYESGQLRTMKNLALRWPVG
- a CDS encoding BCCT family transporter, yielding MTDSRSKLAASSPERRRGMLSHFARRMLGDVGAVFLVSMIVILGFAALAALVPVSVAAVSSRLLDVTAHNFGWLYLFVTSGFACFAIFLAVSRFGTIRFGPDHEPPEFSYTAWLGMIFSAGMGVGLVFWGVAEPLTHFNEPPLGIGTPRSFEAAQTGMRYSFFHWGIHQWANFAIVGLSIAYVRFRHNSRGLISETFRPLIGSGVDGTWGKAIDILTVVSTVFGVATTLGLGALQLNSGVVRFLDVDYGYSTQLAIILGLGLVFLVTAVTPLEKGIRYVSNANMAIAAALLVAVAVLGPTSFIFGVLTQTLGEYLGNIVEMSLVTSPYSGGQWVEQWTMFYWAWGLSWAPFVGSFIARISRGRTIREFVLGVMIVPVALSMLWFSVFGGSAVYFELFKQAGIADAVANEAPSGLYVLLDQLPASRMLVAGTVLLVAMFVMTSANSATFILGMFTSKGVLNPTRFVRVFWGVMILVLAAALLFSGGLGGLQTISIITAFPFMLLMILIAFSLYRDLSKEFAIRDESARVLNARIEQFFLREPEREAAREAEEEVHPTAPEADMPDPKSDPTQGISR
- a CDS encoding YggT family protein, which produces MNALAQLIYLAGQLLIWMLIIWAVLGLLIAFNVVNARNPFVSSVMRSLEALFTPLLRPIRRFLPTAGGIDFSPMVLIIIIWVIQTLLLQDILPMFM
- a CDS encoding DUF167 family protein; the protein is MPVRLTPKASRNVIEGLRDEAAGGRALAVKVTAVPEKGKANASLEKLLARALGVAGGRVEVVGGTTSRNKDVLVRGDPAEIAVLLEKLTGELGV
- the folD gene encoding bifunctional methylenetetrahydrofolate dehydrogenase/methenyltetrahydrofolate cyclohydrolase FolD, with amino-acid sequence MSEAAIIDGKAFAANLRGKVARQVAALKADHGLTPGLAVVLVGADPASEIYVRNKHTQTTEAGMNSFEFKRPADITQDALLGLVRELNADSRVHGILVQLPLPKPLVEQPVTQAIDPDKDVDGLHVINAGRLASGLPGLFPCTPSGCMMLIEDQLGADLSGKRAIVLGRSNLVGKPIAQMLLRANATVTMAHSRTDDLPAECRRADIVVAAVGKPDMVRGGWIKHGAVVIDVGINRIPKDGGGTRVVGDVCFAEAKDRAAAITPVPGGVGPMTIATLLHNTVIAACRQAGVEEPKV
- a CDS encoding argininosuccinate synthase, whose translation is MSKKINKVVLAYSGGLDTSVILKWLQATYDCEVVTFTADLGQGDELEPARKKAEMLGVKQIYIEDLRDEFVRDYVFPMFRANAAYEGIYLLGTSIARPLIAKRQIEIAREVGADAVCHGATGKGNDQVRFELGYYALQPDIKVIAPWREWDLTSRTTLIKFAEENQIPIPKDKRGEAPFSVDANLLHISAEGKALEDPWSEPEEFVFSRTVAPEDAPDKPTYVEIDFEKGDPIAIDGVRMGPADLLTRLNELGGANGIGRLDLVENRFVGMKSRGIYETPGGTVLYAAHRGIESITLDRGAAHLKDEMMPRYAELIYNGFWFSPERRMLQALIDESQEKVSGTVRLKLYKGSATVVGRKSPNTLYSLQHVTFEEDAVYDQRDAEGFIKLNALRLRLLGQRDQK
- a CDS encoding XrtA/PEP-CTERM system amidotransferase, which gives rise to MCGLAGMFDGTGTRPMDRGLLRRMTDTLVHRGPDGSGLFAEPGIALGHRRLSIIDLAGGAQPMTDPETGVTVVFNGEIYNFPALMDTLAGHGHRFRTRCDTEVILHGWKQWGAECLSHLDGMFAFALWDPRESTLFLARDRLGKKPLYYAILPGGLCLFGSELKALACHPDLPRDIDTEAVADFFAYGYVPDPKSIYRAARKLAPGHCLRWRRGGEPQLRQWWDLQLAPTAGDPADVAAQLEIATRRRLIADVPLGAFLSGGVDSSAIVAQMALGMETPVKTFSIGFGDRAYDESAYAGVIASRYGTDHTARQVDPDSFGLIDRLAGIYDEPFGDSSAIPTFQVCALAREKVSVALSGDGGDEVFGGYRRYLWHEREARVRRLLSPGFRRVLFGTLGKIYPRADWAPRMLRARTTFQELALDDVDAYFLSVSATTERQRRNLLSLDVRGQLHRSDYHPIEVLRDHWRKADGADPLKQAQYADIKTWLPGDILVKVDRASMANSLEVRAPFLDHRLLEWGVNLPASVKIAGGEKKAILKQAMDPFVPADILYRPKQGFSVPIGPWFRGPLRDMVREALTGSLLSESGFVDAQAVEMLLNQHQGGYRDNSRILWLLLMFQGFLRHDAASRP